In one window of Prevotella sp. E13-17 DNA:
- a CDS encoding AMP-binding protein — protein MNNVKLDMAGRPLPDRTYPAETGSTGYTLSERTLGQWLEHWAETTPDKEYIVYSDRDLRFTWSQFNQRVDNLAKGLISIGVKKGSNVGIWATNVPDWLTFLYATAKIGAVLVTVNTNYKQNELEYLCKDSDMEVLCITDGTWDCNYVDMTYTMLPELKTCERGHLNSERFPFLKNVVYIGMEKYRGMYNTAELLLLGQNVEDDTLNEMKKNVNCHDVCNMQYTSGTTGFPKGVMLTHYGITNDGYFTGENMGFTQDDKLCVCVPLFHCFGVVLATMNCLTHGCTEVMVEKFDPLVVLASIHKERCTAVYGVPTMFIAELNHPMFNMFDLSCLRTGIMAGSLCPIELMKQVSEKMFMTITSVYGLTESSPGMTQTCLNDTFEQRCTTVGRDFPFVDVKVLDPETGEECPVGVQGEMCCKGFNVMKGYYKNPQATAEVIDKNGYLHSGDLGVKDEQGFYKITGRIKDMIIRGGENIYPREIEEFLYHMPGIRDVQVAAVPSKKYGEAVGAFIILEEGAKMTAEDVQLFCRGKIARYKIPKYVFFIDKFPLTGSGKIQKFKLKEMSLELCKQQGIEVI, from the coding sequence ATGAACAACGTAAAATTAGATATGGCAGGCAGACCTCTGCCAGACAGAACATACCCCGCCGAAACCGGCAGCACTGGATACACACTTTCAGAACGCACATTAGGACAATGGTTAGAGCACTGGGCAGAAACGACACCCGACAAAGAGTATATTGTTTACTCTGATCGCGACTTGCGTTTCACATGGAGCCAGTTTAATCAGCGTGTTGATAATCTGGCCAAAGGTCTTATTTCCATTGGTGTCAAAAAAGGCTCAAACGTAGGTATTTGGGCAACCAACGTTCCCGATTGGCTCACGTTCCTATATGCTACCGCCAAGATAGGGGCCGTACTGGTGACCGTGAATACCAATTACAAGCAAAACGAGTTGGAATATCTTTGCAAAGACTCCGATATGGAGGTGCTTTGCATCACCGATGGCACATGGGATTGTAACTATGTGGACATGACTTATACCATGCTTCCCGAGTTGAAAACCTGCGAACGTGGTCATCTGAACAGTGAGCGCTTCCCCTTCCTGAAGAATGTGGTATATATAGGTATGGAGAAATATCGCGGCATGTACAACACCGCCGAACTGCTGCTGCTGGGACAAAACGTCGAAGACGACACGCTCAATGAGATGAAGAAGAACGTGAACTGTCATGATGTGTGCAACATGCAATACACCAGTGGCACCACTGGATTCCCCAAGGGTGTCATGCTGACCCACTACGGCATCACCAACGATGGTTACTTCACCGGTGAGAACATGGGGTTCACTCAAGACGACAAACTTTGCGTCTGCGTGCCCCTTTTCCACTGTTTTGGCGTTGTGCTGGCAACAATGAACTGCCTGACACACGGCTGTACTGAGGTTATGGTCGAGAAATTCGACCCTCTGGTAGTTCTTGCCTCTATTCACAAGGAGCGTTGTACCGCTGTATATGGTGTACCAACCATGTTTATCGCAGAGCTAAACCACCCCATGTTCAACATGTTCGACCTCTCATGCCTACGCACAGGTATCATGGCAGGCTCACTATGCCCAATCGAACTGATGAAGCAGGTGTCTGAAAAGATGTTCATGACCATCACCAGCGTTTACGGACTGACCGAGTCGTCGCCAGGCATGACACAAACTTGCCTAAACGACACCTTCGAACAGCGCTGCACTACCGTAGGTCGCGACTTCCCATTCGTCGACGTCAAAGTGCTCGACCCCGAAACCGGCGAAGAGTGTCCCGTAGGAGTACAGGGCGAAATGTGCTGCAAGGGTTTCAACGTGATGAAAGGCTACTACAAGAACCCACAAGCCACAGCCGAAGTTATCGACAAGAATGGCTATCTGCACTCTGGAGACCTTGGTGTGAAGGATGAACAGGGATTCTATAAAATTACTGGTCGTATCAAGGATATGATTATCCGTGGCGGTGAGAACATCTACCCACGCGAAATCGAGGAGTTCCTCTACCACATGCCAGGCATTCGCGATGTGCAGGTGGCTGCAGTACCTTCGAAGAAATATGGTGAAGCCGTTGGCGCATTCATCATCCTTGAAGAGGGTGCCAAGATGACTGCAGAAGATGTCCAGTTGTTCTGCCGCGGCAAGATTGCCCGCTATAAGATTCCTAAATATGTCTTCTTCATCGACAAGTTCCCACTAACAGGTTCAGGAAAGATTCAGAAGTTCAAGCTGAAGGAGATGAGTCTGGAACTCTGTAAACAACAAGGCATCGAAGTAATATAA
- a CDS encoding helix-turn-helix domain-containing protein, whose translation MSNQHSLVGSKIKSIRETQKLSLEEIAERSGLSKDQIIAIENNENLPSLGPLIKIARALGVRLGTFMDDNDAIGPVVCRAKDREAETSISFSNGTTDARKHMEYHPLAKQKAGRHMEPFIVDIQPCEEKEFISSAHEGEEFIFVMQGEIEIDYGKEKYTLKEGDSIYYDSIVKHHIHGAEGKAAKIMAVVYIPF comes from the coding sequence ATGTCCAATCAGCATTCTCTCGTCGGATCAAAAATCAAAAGCATCCGAGAAACTCAGAAGCTCTCTCTTGAAGAGATTGCAGAACGCAGTGGTCTGAGCAAAGACCAAATCATCGCTATTGAAAACAATGAGAACCTACCATCGCTGGGACCCTTAATTAAGATTGCCCGCGCACTGGGTGTGCGACTGGGAACTTTCATGGATGACAATGACGCAATAGGCCCTGTAGTATGTCGCGCTAAAGACCGCGAAGCTGAAACAAGCATTAGTTTCTCAAACGGAACCACCGATGCCCGTAAACATATGGAATATCATCCACTGGCTAAGCAGAAAGCTGGCCGACACATGGAGCCATTTATTGTTGATATTCAACCCTGCGAGGAGAAAGAATTCATTTCTTCTGCCCACGAAGGCGAGGAGTTTATTTTCGTGATGCAGGGCGAAATAGAAATTGACTACGGCAAGGAGAAATACACACTGAAAGAAGGCGACAGCATTTACTACGACTCCATCGTGAAGCACCACATCCACGGTGCAGAAGGCAAAGCCGCAAAAATCATGGCTGTAGTTTATATCCCTTTCTAA
- a CDS encoding ABC transporter substrate-binding protein: MQKLRQDSLALKIAVLPTLDCMPLFLAEANGMFQREGVDVRLVHYKAQMDQDTAFLNGRVEGLVTDLVRTEYLKLKGTPLDYISSTNLQWKLITNRAARIVRISQLEDKMIAVTRFSGTDFLVDYLLDSLKLKSKNVFRVQVNDVNVRMDMLRNGIMDALMLTEPMATEAHNMKHRQLFDSRDLNIQLGVIAFNPIVRQDTMRQRQMKAFVKAYNMACDSINIKGLNNYKTIISRYCHTDESTCDSLPTDIRYHHIVPPRDADVKQVSGWLKRTQNHYTNQNATK, translated from the coding sequence GTGCAGAAATTAAGGCAGGACTCGCTGGCATTGAAGATTGCTGTCTTGCCAACGCTCGATTGTATGCCGCTTTTTCTTGCTGAGGCAAATGGCATGTTTCAGCGTGAAGGTGTAGATGTTCGTTTGGTTCACTATAAAGCACAAATGGATCAGGACACGGCTTTTCTGAATGGAAGGGTAGAGGGGCTCGTCACTGATTTGGTGCGAACCGAGTATTTGAAGCTAAAAGGCACTCCGTTAGATTATATATCTTCTACAAATCTTCAGTGGAAACTTATTACTAACCGTGCGGCACGTATTGTCCGTATCAGTCAGTTAGAGGACAAGATGATAGCTGTGACTCGTTTTTCAGGAACTGATTTCCTCGTCGATTACCTGTTGGACAGCCTCAAGCTGAAGTCGAAAAATGTGTTTCGCGTTCAGGTCAACGACGTGAATGTGCGAATGGATATGTTGCGCAATGGCATTATGGATGCTCTAATGTTGACCGAACCAATGGCTACCGAGGCACATAACATGAAACATCGCCAGTTGTTTGATAGTCGCGACCTGAATATACAATTGGGTGTTATTGCCTTCAATCCCATCGTTCGACAAGACACGATGAGACAACGGCAAATGAAAGCATTTGTCAAAGCTTATAATATGGCTTGTGACTCTATCAATATCAAAGGACTAAATAACTACAAAACTATAATCAGTCGTTACTGCCACACAGATGAGTCAACTTGTGATTCTTTGCCCACAGACATTCGCTATCATCATATAGTGC
- a CDS encoding MBL fold metallo-hydrolase, with protein sequence MSQFDVKTFTVNPLQENCYIVCDESKECVIIDCGAFFQEERDAVIYYIRDKKLKPIHLLCTHAHFDHVFGADTIYQHFGLKPKMHQHDEFLYNATNEQTLAVMGIATNLQVPPCGTFLNDGDIICFGNHKLKVLHVPGHSPGSVLFYCEKEKVVFSGDTLFRMSVGRTDLQRGSWTELMNSMENVVAKLPADTIVYTGHGPKTIIGEELQMNPYLK encoded by the coding sequence ATGTCCCAGTTTGACGTCAAGACATTCACCGTTAATCCGCTACAGGAGAACTGCTACATCGTCTGCGACGAAAGCAAGGAGTGTGTTATCATTGACTGTGGAGCATTCTTCCAAGAAGAACGCGATGCAGTGATTTACTACATCCGCGACAAGAAGCTAAAGCCTATTCATCTGCTCTGTACACATGCACATTTCGATCATGTATTTGGAGCAGACACCATCTATCAGCACTTTGGTTTAAAACCTAAGATGCATCAGCATGATGAATTCCTTTACAATGCGACCAACGAACAAACACTTGCCGTGATGGGGATTGCCACTAATCTGCAGGTTCCACCCTGTGGTACATTTCTCAATGATGGTGACATCATCTGCTTTGGCAATCACAAGCTGAAGGTCCTTCATGTGCCAGGTCACTCGCCTGGCAGCGTATTGTTCTATTGTGAAAAAGAAAAAGTCGTCTTTTCTGGCGATACGCTGTTTAGAATGAGTGTTGGACGCACCGACCTCCAACGCGGTTCCTGGACAGAACTAATGAACAGTATGGAAAATGTGGTTGCCAAACTTCCTGCAGACACTATCGTCTATACAGGACACGGCCCGAAGACAATCATTGGCGAAGAACTTCAAATGAATCCTTATCTTAAATAA
- the recN gene encoding DNA repair protein RecN, which translates to MLKQLYIKNYALIDQLDISFESGFSVITGETGAGKSIILGAIGLLLGQRADSKSIKQGAEKCVIEAHFDLSRYEMKAFFDQNDLEYDGDDTIVRRELTSAGKSRAFINDEPVALSLMKELGDQLVDVHSQHQNLLLGKQDFQLEVIDIVADDESLMRRYRESYERMHATECELENMRQEIARNQQQADFLRFQYNELDAARLVDGEQDELEQKQERMTHAEDIKQALYEADTLLMNESVGAVGALRKAASSLRSIEHVLPELKDLAERLNSCYIEAKDVATDVSGQLEDVDFDPAELDQVNARLDKIYDLEKKHRVETIDELFSLRDNLKRQLDAIDNSDESLSSLEQRLSEERDVAKQLAEELTKKRLEASRLIYKQMIASLQLLGMPRVTFQIQIDKADLGPKGQDRVAFLFSANASTPLLPISQVASGGEIARVMLSLKALISGVVKLPTIIFDEVDTGVSGKIAEQMAQMMSEMGHHGRQVISITHLPQIAAKGCAHYKVYKEETDNGTKSHMLRLNHDERVNEIAQMLSGSDISSAAIENARQLLKINEND; encoded by the coding sequence ATGCTGAAACAGTTATATATTAAAAACTATGCCTTAATTGACCAGCTTGACATTAGCTTTGAATCGGGCTTTTCGGTCATTACGGGTGAGACTGGCGCTGGAAAGAGTATTATCTTAGGGGCCATTGGACTTCTTCTTGGTCAGCGTGCAGACTCTAAGTCTATCAAACAGGGGGCAGAGAAGTGTGTCATTGAAGCACATTTTGATTTGTCACGCTATGAGATGAAAGCTTTTTTCGATCAGAATGATTTAGAATATGACGGTGATGATACAATTGTTCGACGTGAGCTGACATCTGCTGGAAAGAGTCGTGCATTTATTAATGACGAGCCGGTGGCATTATCCTTGATGAAGGAGTTGGGCGATCAACTTGTAGATGTCCATTCTCAGCACCAAAATTTGCTTTTGGGAAAACAAGATTTCCAACTTGAAGTAATCGACATCGTGGCAGATGATGAATCCTTGATGAGACGTTATCGTGAAAGCTATGAGAGAATGCATGCCACAGAATGTGAACTCGAAAATATGCGTCAGGAAATTGCACGCAATCAGCAGCAGGCCGACTTTCTCCGATTTCAATATAATGAACTTGACGCTGCCAGGCTTGTTGATGGAGAGCAAGATGAGTTGGAACAGAAACAGGAACGCATGACGCATGCTGAGGATATTAAGCAGGCTCTTTATGAGGCAGATACATTGTTGATGAATGAGTCTGTGGGTGCTGTTGGCGCATTGCGAAAAGCTGCATCTTCTTTGCGTTCCATTGAACATGTATTACCTGAATTAAAGGATTTGGCAGAACGCTTGAATTCTTGTTATATTGAAGCTAAAGACGTCGCAACGGATGTAAGTGGACAGCTGGAGGATGTGGATTTTGATCCAGCTGAACTTGATCAAGTGAATGCGCGCCTGGATAAAATCTATGATCTAGAAAAAAAACACCGTGTAGAGACCATTGACGAACTGTTTTCTCTGCGTGACAATTTAAAAAGACAACTGGACGCCATTGATAATAGTGATGAATCTCTATCTTCATTAGAACAGCGTTTGTCAGAAGAGCGCGATGTGGCAAAGCAATTAGCTGAGGAACTAACCAAGAAGCGATTAGAAGCCTCTCGTCTTATTTACAAACAGATGATTGCAAGTTTGCAATTGTTGGGGATGCCGCGCGTTACGTTTCAAATTCAAATAGATAAGGCTGATCTGGGACCGAAAGGTCAGGATCGCGTGGCTTTTCTCTTTAGTGCAAATGCCTCAACTCCTTTGTTACCCATTTCACAAGTAGCTTCGGGTGGCGAGATTGCCCGTGTGATGCTATCGTTAAAAGCATTGATTAGTGGTGTGGTTAAGTTGCCAACCATCATCTTTGATGAAGTGGACACTGGTGTTAGTGGGAAAATTGCAGAGCAGATGGCACAGATGATGTCGGAAATGGGCCATCATGGTCGTCAAGTTATTAGCATTACTCATCTGCCGCAGATTGCAGCAAAAGGATGCGCTCATTATAAGGTGTATAAGGAAGAAACCGATAATGGAACAAAAAGTCATATGTTACGCCTGAATCATGACGAACGTGTGAATGAAATAGCACAAATGCTTAGCGGTAGTGATATTAGTTCGGCAGCTATCGAAAATGCTCGTCAGCTACTGAAGATAAATGAAAATGATTAA
- a CDS encoding iron-sulfur cluster assembly scaffold protein — MIYSKEVENMCVVAKGPNHGPAPIPEEGKWIQAKEIKDISGYTHGIGWCAPQQGACKLSLNVKDGVIQEALVETIGCTGMTHSAAMASEILPGKTILEALNTDLVCDAINTAMRELFLQIVYGRTQSAFSEGGLVIGAGLEDLGKGLRSQTGTLYGTVAKGTRYLELTEGYITKQFLDKDNQVCGYEYVHLGKMMEAIKDGMDANEAVKKFTGSYGRTTAEQGIVKAIDPRKE, encoded by the coding sequence ATGATTTATTCTAAGGAAGTTGAAAACATGTGCGTTGTGGCAAAAGGCCCCAACCACGGTCCTGCCCCCATCCCCGAAGAGGGAAAGTGGATTCAGGCCAAAGAGATCAAGGACATTTCGGGCTATACCCACGGTATTGGCTGGTGCGCTCCTCAGCAGGGTGCCTGCAAACTGAGCCTGAACGTAAAAGACGGCGTTATTCAGGAAGCTCTTGTTGAGACCATCGGTTGCACAGGTATGACTCACTCTGCTGCTATGGCTTCTGAGATTCTGCCTGGCAAGACCATCCTCGAGGCTCTTAACACAGACCTCGTTTGCGATGCCATCAATACTGCTATGCGTGAGTTGTTCCTGCAGATCGTTTACGGACGTACACAGAGTGCATTCTCTGAAGGTGGCCTGGTTATTGGCGCTGGTTTGGAAGACTTGGGTAAGGGTCTGCGTTCACAGACTGGTACTCTCTATGGCACAGTTGCTAAGGGCACCCGCTACTTGGAGTTGACCGAGGGTTACATCACCAAGCAGTTCTTGGATAAAGACAATCAGGTTTGCGGTTACGAATATGTACACCTGGGCAAGATGATGGAAGCCATTAAGGACGGCATGGACGCCAACGAGGCTGTTAAGAAGTTCACAGGTTCATACGGTCGTACCACTGCTGAGCAGGGAATTGTTAAGGCTATTGACCCACGTAAAGAGTAA
- a CDS encoding GGGtGRT protein, whose protein sequence is MIRKVSFESYERRINQVLAALKENGINSIEEANEICEKAGVDPYQMCEETQRICFENAKWAYVCGAAIAIKKGVKSAAEAAEAIGIGLQSFCIPGSVADDRKVGLGHGNLAARLLREETECFAFLAGHESFAAAEGAIKIAEKANKVRKKPLRVILNGLGKDAAMIISRINGFTYVQTQFDYYTGEVKVVKEVAYSDGPRAKVKCYGADDVREGVAILWKENVDVSITGNSTNPTRFQHPVAGTYKKERVLAGKPYFSVASGGGTGRTLHPDNMAAGPASYGMTDTLGRMHSDAQFAGSSSVPAHVEMMGFLGIGNNPMVGATVSIAVEIDLALNKK, encoded by the coding sequence ATGATTAGAAAAGTATCATTCGAGAGCTACGAGCGTCGCATCAACCAGGTGCTGGCTGCTCTGAAGGAGAACGGCATCAATAGCATTGAAGAAGCTAACGAGATTTGCGAGAAGGCTGGCGTTGATCCCTACCAGATGTGTGAAGAGACCCAGCGTATCTGCTTTGAGAACGCAAAATGGGCATATGTATGCGGTGCTGCCATCGCAATCAAGAAGGGTGTGAAGAGCGCTGCCGAGGCTGCCGAAGCCATTGGTATTGGTCTGCAGAGTTTCTGTATCCCTGGTTCTGTTGCAGACGACCGTAAGGTTGGTTTGGGCCACGGTAACCTGGCTGCTCGTCTGTTGCGTGAGGAGACAGAGTGCTTCGCATTCCTGGCTGGCCACGAGTCATTCGCTGCTGCCGAGGGTGCTATCAAGATTGCTGAGAAGGCAAACAAAGTACGCAAGAAGCCTCTTCGCGTTATCTTGAACGGTCTGGGTAAGGACGCTGCTATGATTATCAGCCGTATCAATGGTTTCACATACGTACAGACACAATTCGACTACTATACTGGCGAGGTAAAGGTAGTGAAGGAAGTTGCCTATTCAGACGGTCCTCGTGCCAAAGTAAAGTGCTATGGTGCAGACGATGTTCGTGAAGGTGTAGCTATCCTGTGGAAGGAGAACGTAGATGTATCAATCACTGGTAACTCTACCAACCCAACTCGTTTCCAGCATCCTGTTGCAGGTACCTATAAGAAGGAGCGCGTGCTCGCTGGCAAGCCTTACTTCTCTGTAGCCTCTGGTGGTGGTACTGGTCGTACTCTGCACCCCGACAATATGGCTGCCGGTCCTGCATCATACGGTATGACCGACACACTGGGTCGTATGCACTCTGATGCTCAGTTCGCAGGTTCTTCATCAGTTCCTGCACACGTAGAGATGATGGGCTTCCTGGGTATTGGTAACAACCCAATGGTAGGTGCTACCGTATCAATCGCTGTAGAGATTGACCTCGCACTGAATAAGAAATAA
- a CDS encoding DUF5103 domain-containing protein, with amino-acid sequence MKRLLYLLILIPALTSAHHQIFSPNVKSLEVILNDDFTALPVLQLGSDDYLQIGFDELSHNYHRYVCHLEPCNPDWTPVEGIFESDWLVGFNDTPIEDYENSINTHTLYTHYSFRFPNSQCNIKQSGNYRLYINDEDLDGETIAIIEFRVLESLMNVGLGITTNTDIDFNKSHQQVNMTINYNSIHVTRPDEQLQTFVLQNGCEGNMKENIAPNYITPKSLRWEHNRQLIFEAGNEYHKFELLDPSHTTMGLASVFWDEDNEAYHAVPFPCSMQSSYIYDEDANGAFLLRNSDNYEATRTSEYVFVHYLLKAERPYDNAQIVIDGRWTSEDKDYYTMSYDEKEKAYHATIMQKLGYYNYRFLMKDMDGTTHLVPEEGSFFQTENTYQALVYYRGSGERIWRLVGYQQKTFRL; translated from the coding sequence ATGAAACGACTACTCTATCTGCTTATACTTATCCCCGCCTTGACAAGTGCACATCATCAAATTTTCTCGCCCAACGTCAAGTCACTCGAAGTTATCCTCAACGACGACTTCACAGCCCTACCCGTGCTACAATTGGGCAGCGACGATTACCTGCAGATAGGTTTTGACGAACTGTCACATAACTACCACCGTTACGTTTGCCACCTGGAGCCATGCAATCCAGACTGGACACCGGTAGAAGGAATTTTCGAAAGCGACTGGTTAGTAGGATTCAATGACACGCCCATTGAAGATTACGAGAACTCAATCAATACACATACGCTCTATACCCACTACAGTTTTCGATTTCCTAATTCACAATGTAATATCAAACAAAGCGGAAACTATCGTCTTTACATCAATGATGAAGATCTAGACGGAGAAACTATTGCCATTATAGAGTTCAGGGTATTAGAATCGTTGATGAATGTTGGCCTCGGTATAACAACGAATACCGACATTGACTTTAACAAAAGCCATCAGCAGGTCAACATGACTATCAACTATAACAGTATCCATGTGACTCGTCCTGACGAGCAACTACAAACCTTTGTCCTACAAAACGGGTGTGAAGGAAACATGAAAGAGAACATTGCACCCAACTACATCACGCCTAAAAGTCTGCGTTGGGAGCACAATCGGCAACTTATATTTGAAGCGGGCAACGAATACCATAAGTTTGAGCTACTAGATCCCAGTCATACCACAATGGGATTAGCATCCGTCTTTTGGGACGAGGACAACGAGGCCTATCACGCCGTACCCTTTCCCTGCTCTATGCAATCCAGCTATATTTACGATGAAGATGCGAACGGAGCCTTTTTGCTTCGCAACAGTGACAACTACGAAGCGACCCGCACATCTGAGTATGTCTTTGTTCATTACCTCCTAAAAGCGGAACGTCCATACGACAATGCCCAAATTGTCATTGACGGACGATGGACATCAGAAGATAAAGATTACTACACCATGAGCTACGATGAGAAAGAAAAAGCATATCATGCCACCATCATGCAGAAACTTGGATACTATAACTATCGGTTTCTGATGAAGGACATGGACGGAACCACCCATCTTGTTCCCGAGGAAGGTTCATTCTTCCAGACAGAAAATACGTACCAAGCGTTGGTTTATTATCGTGGTAGCGGTGAACGAATATGGCGCCTCGTTGGTTACCAACAAAAGACATTCCGACTTTAA
- the rsmG gene encoding 16S rRNA (guanine(527)-N(7))-methyltransferase RsmG: MNIIEKYFPNLTSRQLEQLAALDALYHEWNEKINVISRKDIDNLYEHHVLHSLAIAKFIGFKPGTEILDFGTGGGFPGVPLAIMFPECQFKLIDGTGKKIRVAQEVCQAIGLDNCHPEHLRGEDEKGKYDFVVSRAVMPLPDLMKIVKKNISTNQRNAIPNGVICLKGGDLQAESRPFRRIVQTMELAQYFEEEWFKEKHCIYVPV; encoded by the coding sequence ATGAATATCATTGAGAAATATTTCCCTAATCTGACATCAAGGCAGCTAGAACAACTGGCTGCCCTTGATGCTCTATATCACGAATGGAACGAAAAGATTAATGTCATCTCTCGCAAAGACATCGACAATCTCTACGAGCACCACGTGCTTCACTCTCTGGCTATCGCTAAATTCATTGGTTTCAAGCCAGGTACAGAGATTCTTGACTTTGGTACTGGTGGTGGCTTTCCTGGCGTTCCACTTGCCATTATGTTTCCTGAATGTCAGTTCAAGCTGATTGACGGTACGGGCAAGAAAATTCGTGTGGCACAAGAAGTATGTCAGGCTATCGGCTTAGACAACTGTCATCCAGAACATCTGCGCGGTGAAGACGAAAAGGGCAAGTACGACTTTGTGGTTAGTCGGGCTGTGATGCCCCTACCCGACCTGATGAAGATTGTGAAGAAGAACATCTCTACCAATCAGCGTAATGCCATTCCAAATGGTGTTATCTGCCTGAAAGGCGGTGATTTACAGGCCGAAAGTCGCCCATTCCGCAGAATCGTTCAGACGATGGAGCTGGCCCAATATTTCGAAGAGGAATGGTTTAAAGAAAAGCATTGCATCTATGTCCCAGTTTGA
- the radA gene encoding DNA repair protein RadA gives MSKGKTAYVCSNCGQESAKWIGKCPACGQWNTFKEIKIETDNSRTTATSIAAQAGHALRSNRVQRLREISSQADPRIDMHDDELNRVLGGGLVPGSIVLLGGEPGIGKSTLSLQTALNMPEKRILYVSGEESAHQLKMRAERIPHKDIDNFLILCENSLEHIFEHVKEEKPELLIIDSIQTIATDEVESSAGSIAQVRECASSLLRFAKTSGVPVILIGHITKEGTLAGPKILEHIVDTVIQFEGDQHYMYRILRSIKNRFGNTSELGIYEMQQTGLRQVSNPSELLLTQDHDGLSGIAISSAIEGVRPFLVETQALVSSAAYGTPQRSATGFDQRRLNMLLAVLEKRVGFKLMQKDVFINIAGGLRVTDLAMDLSVIAAVLSSNVDTPIESGWCMAGEVGLSGEVRPVNRIEQRIAEAEKLGFSHMIIPKYNMQGINPKKYKIELHPVRKVEEALKALFG, from the coding sequence ATGAGCAAAGGAAAAACTGCGTATGTTTGTTCTAATTGTGGACAAGAGTCGGCTAAATGGATTGGCAAATGTCCTGCTTGCGGACAATGGAACACGTTCAAGGAAATCAAAATCGAAACCGACAACAGTCGCACAACAGCTACCTCAATAGCAGCACAAGCTGGACACGCACTGAGAAGTAATCGCGTACAGAGACTACGTGAGATTAGCAGTCAAGCTGATCCGCGCATAGATATGCACGACGATGAACTGAATCGCGTATTAGGTGGCGGATTGGTTCCAGGCTCAATCGTACTTCTTGGCGGCGAACCAGGTATTGGAAAATCAACCCTCTCGCTCCAAACGGCATTGAACATGCCAGAGAAAAGGATCCTCTATGTAAGCGGCGAAGAAAGTGCTCATCAGCTAAAGATGAGAGCCGAGCGAATTCCTCACAAAGATATTGACAATTTTCTCATCTTATGCGAAAATTCTCTTGAACACATTTTCGAGCATGTCAAGGAAGAGAAGCCCGAGCTTTTGATTATTGACTCTATCCAGACAATAGCCACAGACGAGGTTGAATCGAGCGCGGGTTCTATCGCACAAGTCAGAGAGTGTGCATCTTCTTTACTCCGCTTTGCAAAGACAAGTGGGGTGCCAGTAATCCTCATCGGCCACATCACCAAAGAAGGCACCCTGGCAGGACCTAAGATTCTGGAACACATTGTAGATACGGTCATCCAGTTTGAGGGCGATCAACACTACATGTACCGCATCTTGCGAAGCATTAAGAATCGTTTTGGAAATACCTCGGAATTAGGCATTTACGAAATGCAGCAAACTGGATTAAGACAAGTCAGCAACCCATCCGAACTTCTTCTCACCCAAGATCACGACGGACTCTCCGGCATTGCAATATCAAGCGCCATCGAAGGCGTCAGGCCATTCCTGGTAGAGACTCAAGCATTGGTATCCTCGGCTGCATACGGTACACCACAACGTTCTGCCACAGGTTTTGACCAGCGCCGACTAAACATGCTCTTAGCTGTGCTTGAAAAACGAGTTGGTTTTAAGTTAATGCAGAAAGATGTGTTCATAAATATTGCCGGTGGTCTTCGCGTCACCGACCTCGCAATGGACCTTTCCGTCATCGCCGCCGTACTAAGCAGTAATGTTGACACGCCTATAGAAAGTGGATGGTGTATGGCAGGCGAGGTAGGACTTAGCGGAGAGGTGCGTCCTGTTAATCGCATTGAGCAACGTATTGCAGAGGCTGAGAAGCTGGGCTTTTCTCATATGATTATCCCCAAATACAACATGCAAGGCATTAATCCAAAGAAATACAAGATAGAACTCCACCCCGTACGCAAAGTAGAGGAAGCCCTCAAGGCTCTCTTCGGATAG